A window from Akkermansia muciniphila encodes these proteins:
- a CDS encoding TlpA family protein disulfide reductase: MIVSRFFMPGVLTAMFLAFTPFLHAAHQEEPDIPSMTRTWTNKETGATFQARLAGLNSVNAIMQNIFTKKKIPFPLKKLSKEDLEWIDFHKELVGKTDAELAKMVIPKGILGKQLKGLTYREKDGRFIKMDGKWNARYFILYYSASWCGPCRASLPRNLEVYRDKIASRNDLEVVLCSMDHALEGAQKWAVSNKMPWPVFLFGYLDNLSKESPLIRKNYPGPIPSLVLVDANGNKIASGSMDGLVRKVEELASAEKEKQTAAEPE, translated from the coding sequence ATGATTGTCTCCAGATTTTTCATGCCGGGCGTTCTGACGGCCATGTTCCTGGCCTTCACCCCCTTTCTTCACGCGGCGCATCAGGAAGAGCCGGATATCCCTTCCATGACCCGGACCTGGACGAACAAGGAGACGGGCGCCACCTTCCAGGCCAGGCTGGCCGGGCTGAACAGCGTCAACGCGATCATGCAGAATATCTTTACAAAAAAGAAAATCCCCTTCCCCCTGAAAAAGCTTTCCAAGGAGGACCTGGAATGGATTGACTTCCACAAGGAGCTGGTCGGCAAGACGGACGCGGAGCTGGCTAAAATGGTCATCCCGAAAGGCATTCTGGGCAAACAGCTGAAAGGGCTGACCTACCGGGAAAAAGACGGCAGGTTCATTAAAATGGACGGCAAATGGAACGCCAGGTATTTTATCCTGTATTATTCCGCGAGCTGGTGCGGGCCGTGCAGGGCCTCCCTCCCGCGCAACCTGGAGGTGTACCGGGATAAAATCGCATCCCGCAACGATTTGGAAGTAGTCCTGTGCAGCATGGACCACGCGCTGGAAGGAGCCCAGAAATGGGCCGTTTCCAACAAGATGCCGTGGCCGGTCTTCCTGTTCGGCTACCTGGACAACCTCTCCAAGGAAAGCCCCCTGATCCGCAAAAACTATCCCGGCCCCATCCCCTCCCTGGTGCTGGTGGACGCCAACGGGAACAAAATCGCTTCCGGCAGCATGGATGGACTGGTACGGAAGGTGGAAGAACTGGCCAGCGCGGAGAAGGAAAAGCAGACGGCAGCCGAACCTGAATAA
- the rplT gene encoding 50S ribosomal protein L20 — MPRATNGPASRKRRKRILLRAKGFRGFRSKLFRYAKDAVYKAWQYEYRDRKRRKGQFRRLWIARISAAVRDRGLTYSRFMEGLKAANVDLDRKVLADLAVSDEKAFDAIFAQAKKAIEAKDGAALRA; from the coding sequence ATGCCACGTGCCACTAATGGACCGGCCTCTCGCAAGCGCCGTAAGCGCATCCTCTTGCGTGCCAAGGGTTTCCGCGGTTTCCGCAGCAAACTCTTCCGCTACGCCAAGGATGCCGTTTACAAGGCTTGGCAGTATGAATACCGTGACCGCAAGCGCCGGAAGGGACAATTCCGCCGTCTTTGGATCGCCCGTATCTCCGCTGCCGTCCGCGACCGCGGTCTGACCTATTCCCGCTTTATGGAAGGCCTGAAAGCCGCCAACGTCGATCTGGACCGCAAGGTTCTTGCCGACCTGGCCGTCTCTGACGAAAAGGCTTTTGACGCCATCTTCGCGCAAGCGAAGAAAGCCATTGAAGCCAAGGATGGCGCCGCTCTCCGCGCCTAA
- the rpmI gene encoding 50S ribosomal protein L35: MTRKGGINKTRKAVAKRFKVTGTGKVLRRKQGKRHILQKKSSKRKRQLGKVALVDETQVWAVKQNLPFA, translated from the coding sequence ATGACCCGCAAAGGTGGTATCAATAAAACCCGCAAGGCAGTCGCCAAGCGTTTCAAGGTTACCGGCACGGGCAAGGTACTGCGCCGTAAACAGGGTAAGCGCCACATCCTCCAGAAGAAATCCAGCAAGCGCAAGCGTCAGCTTGGCAAGGTGGCTCTGGTGGACGAGACGCAAGTCTGGGCAGTCAAGCAGAACCTGCCTTTCGCCTAA
- a CDS encoding MGH1-like glycoside hydrolase domain-containing protein, producing the protein MMISTNCCNLCAALVAGAVMLGSFSIAAPHADTVATEWRAEIPLPVYPNAELVDLYEKTWEIAAGRVRKGPEGLPASPYLDENCYETDIWIWDTCFMALFSKYAPKSFPGKESLDNFYYPMYRGQPTPLRIHLRDNPPLFAWLEWENYQFSGDTDRVNAILLRERFLQSHFHWFNTVPKGERVPYSSNAIHRGVVGREGFTWTGGASGMDNTPRGRDSGGYDKILWVDAISQQALSARCIGKLYSSLGKREEALAWEREYRSLIGKINELYWDEEDGFYYDVDIASKKPCRVKTIASFWPLLAGAATPEQAARMVEHVRKAGEFGGDFPWPSLARSDRDFDAETGNYWRGAVWLPTAYMATKALERYGYTDLADELAEKVLMQQLRTYHEVVPHTIWECYSPSANRPSIEHGRRVRPDFCGWSALGPVSLFIENVLGFHEVSAARREVRWRLRPEKGRHGIRRLAFGPVTTDIVFDGKRSIAVRSTVPYTLYVNGNAHAVPAGESVIPLPSSPEPGRQGTGGFYPEK; encoded by the coding sequence ATGATGATTTCCACGAATTGCTGTAACCTGTGTGCAGCCCTGGTGGCCGGGGCGGTCATGCTGGGTTCTTTTTCCATAGCGGCTCCTCATGCGGATACGGTCGCCACGGAATGGAGGGCGGAAATTCCACTGCCTGTTTATCCCAATGCCGAATTGGTGGACTTGTACGAGAAAACGTGGGAGATTGCCGCAGGCAGGGTAAGGAAAGGGCCGGAGGGGCTGCCCGCCTCCCCCTATCTGGATGAAAACTGTTATGAAACGGATATCTGGATTTGGGATACCTGCTTCATGGCCCTGTTTTCCAAATATGCTCCCAAGTCCTTTCCCGGCAAGGAGAGCCTGGACAATTTCTATTACCCCATGTACCGGGGGCAGCCTACGCCGCTGCGCATCCATCTGAGGGATAATCCGCCCCTTTTCGCGTGGCTGGAATGGGAAAACTACCAGTTTTCCGGAGACACGGACAGGGTGAACGCCATTCTTCTGCGGGAGCGGTTCCTCCAGAGCCACTTCCACTGGTTCAACACGGTTCCCAAAGGGGAGCGGGTACCCTACAGCAGCAACGCCATTCACCGGGGCGTGGTAGGACGGGAGGGCTTCACGTGGACAGGGGGAGCCAGCGGAATGGACAATACGCCGCGCGGGCGTGATTCCGGCGGCTATGATAAAATCCTGTGGGTGGATGCCATTTCCCAGCAGGCTCTGTCCGCCCGTTGCATAGGGAAACTGTATTCTTCCCTGGGGAAAAGGGAAGAGGCCCTGGCGTGGGAAAGGGAGTACCGGTCCCTGATCGGAAAGATCAATGAACTTTACTGGGATGAGGAAGACGGTTTTTATTATGATGTGGATATTGCCTCCAAAAAGCCATGCCGCGTGAAAACAATCGCCTCCTTCTGGCCGCTGCTGGCCGGGGCGGCCACCCCGGAGCAGGCCGCCCGCATGGTGGAGCATGTAAGAAAGGCCGGCGAATTCGGCGGGGATTTCCCCTGGCCGTCGCTGGCAAGGAGCGACAGGGATTTTGACGCGGAGACCGGCAATTACTGGCGTGGGGCCGTCTGGCTGCCTACCGCCTATATGGCGACCAAGGCGCTGGAACGCTATGGCTATACGGACCTGGCGGATGAATTGGCGGAAAAGGTCCTCATGCAACAGTTGAGAACTTATCATGAAGTCGTGCCGCATACCATCTGGGAGTGCTACAGCCCTTCCGCCAACCGTCCTTCCATTGAGCACGGGCGCCGCGTCAGGCCGGATTTCTGCGGGTGGTCCGCGTTGGGCCCCGTTTCCCTGTTTATTGAAAACGTGCTGGGCTTTCATGAAGTCAGCGCCGCGCGGCGGGAAGTCCGGTGGAGACTGCGCCCCGAGAAAGGAAGGCATGGAATCCGCCGCCTGGCGTTTGGCCCCGTCACCACGGATATTGTCTTTGACGGGAAAAGGAGCATCGCCGTGCGGAGCACGGTTCCCTATACCCTGTATGTCAACGGAAACGCCCATGCGGTCCCGGCAGGGGAAAGCGTCATCCCCCTTCCTTCTTCCCCGGAGCCGGGCAGGCAGGGAACAGGCGGTTTTTATCCGGAAAAATGA
- a CDS encoding excinuclease ABC subunit UvrB — MSSFELNSSFKPSGDQEQAIGKLLKSLEAGNKHQGLLGVTGSGKTFTMANLIARLNRPTLVISHNKTLAAQLHSELKSFFPNNAVDYYVSYFDYYQPEAYIASSDTYIEKDSAINDELDRLSLNAMNSLMTRRDVIVVASVSCIYGLSTPEDYRNLTLRIREGDIMDRDVFLRQLVERLFERQDFDFTRGTFRVRGEVVEVFPAYSEGEAIRVEFFGDEVERVSLIDSNSGRVRERLGSYTFFPAKQYVAAPEKRAAALKAIREELEDRVGWFERHGNLIEAQRLKLRTDYDLELIEELGFCKGIENYSRHLSGRLPGSSPSTLLDFFPKDSLTLIDESHVAVPQLGGMYEGDRSRKNILVEHGFRLPSALDNRPLKFHEFMERQNQIVYASATPGPFELVNCRADNKTYIPVRRAARSGEKAPEGFKGILFTSPKDIRVTPSPSTEPVEKFDPTKRSTPLIVEQIIRPTGLLEPKITIRPLKGQIDETIALCNERVAKNERVLVTTLTKKTAEDLTEYLKGVGLKVSYIHADVDAIERVEILRALRARRIDVLVGINLLREGLDLPEVSLVCILDADKEGFLRNETSLVQTAGRAARHLNGECVLFADVMTDSIKRLIELTDYRRSIQEKYNMEHGIVPQTVSRSEQGQLKLYAEEDEESFRVAEDEAGYGLEERIARLEAEMKEAASHLEFERAALIRDEIRQMREGGKKEQGIP, encoded by the coding sequence ATGTCGTCTTTTGAATTAAATTCCTCCTTCAAGCCCTCCGGGGACCAGGAGCAGGCCATCGGCAAGCTGCTCAAGTCTTTGGAGGCGGGCAACAAGCACCAGGGACTGCTGGGGGTGACTGGGAGCGGCAAGACGTTCACGATGGCGAATCTGATCGCCCGGTTGAACAGGCCCACGCTGGTGATTTCCCACAACAAGACGCTCGCCGCGCAGCTTCATTCGGAGCTGAAGAGCTTTTTCCCGAATAACGCGGTGGATTACTACGTTTCCTATTTCGACTATTACCAGCCGGAGGCGTACATCGCCAGTTCCGACACTTACATCGAGAAGGATTCCGCTATTAATGACGAGCTGGACCGCCTGAGCCTGAACGCCATGAATTCCCTGATGACGCGCCGGGACGTGATTGTGGTGGCGTCCGTCTCCTGCATTTACGGCCTGTCCACGCCGGAGGATTACCGCAACCTGACGCTTCGCATCCGCGAAGGGGACATCATGGACCGGGACGTGTTCCTGCGGCAGCTGGTGGAGCGCTTGTTTGAACGGCAGGATTTTGATTTTACCCGCGGCACGTTCCGCGTGCGCGGGGAGGTGGTGGAGGTGTTCCCCGCCTATTCGGAAGGGGAGGCGATCCGCGTGGAGTTTTTCGGGGACGAGGTGGAGCGTGTTTCCCTGATTGATTCCAATTCCGGGCGTGTCCGGGAACGGCTGGGGAGCTATACCTTTTTCCCGGCCAAGCAGTATGTGGCCGCTCCGGAAAAGCGTGCCGCGGCGCTGAAAGCCATCCGGGAGGAGCTGGAAGACCGCGTGGGCTGGTTTGAAAGGCATGGAAATCTTATTGAGGCGCAGCGCCTGAAACTGCGTACGGATTATGATCTGGAGCTGATTGAGGAGCTGGGCTTCTGCAAGGGGATTGAGAATTATTCCCGCCATCTTTCCGGCCGCCTGCCGGGCAGCTCCCCGTCCACCCTGCTGGATTTCTTCCCCAAGGATTCCCTGACCCTGATTGATGAAAGCCATGTGGCCGTGCCCCAGCTGGGCGGCATGTACGAAGGGGACCGCAGCCGCAAGAATATCCTGGTGGAGCATGGCTTCCGCCTGCCCAGCGCCCTGGACAACAGGCCGCTGAAATTCCATGAGTTCATGGAGAGGCAGAACCAGATCGTGTACGCCTCCGCTACGCCGGGGCCGTTTGAGCTGGTGAACTGCCGTGCGGACAACAAGACTTACATCCCCGTGCGCCGCGCCGCCAGGTCCGGGGAAAAGGCGCCGGAAGGCTTCAAGGGGATTCTGTTCACTTCCCCCAAGGACATCCGCGTCACCCCCAGCCCGTCCACGGAACCGGTGGAGAAGTTTGACCCCACCAAGCGTTCCACGCCCCTGATTGTGGAGCAGATTATCCGTCCCACCGGCCTGCTGGAGCCAAAAATCACCATCCGCCCGCTGAAAGGGCAGATTGACGAGACGATCGCCCTGTGCAATGAGCGCGTTGCCAAAAATGAACGCGTGCTGGTTACGACGCTGACCAAGAAGACGGCGGAGGACCTGACGGAGTACCTGAAGGGGGTGGGGCTGAAGGTCTCCTACATTCATGCGGATGTGGACGCGATTGAGCGCGTGGAGATTCTGCGCGCCCTGCGTGCCCGGAGAATAGACGTCCTGGTGGGCATCAACCTGCTCAGGGAGGGGCTGGATTTGCCGGAAGTTTCCCTGGTGTGCATTCTGGATGCGGACAAGGAAGGGTTCCTGCGCAATGAAACGTCCCTGGTGCAGACGGCGGGCCGCGCCGCGCGCCATTTGAACGGGGAGTGCGTCCTGTTTGCGGATGTAATGACGGATTCCATCAAGCGGCTGATTGAGCTGACGGACTACCGCCGGAGCATTCAGGAGAAATACAACATGGAGCACGGCATTGTTCCGCAGACCGTGAGCCGGTCCGAACAGGGGCAGTTAAAGTTGTATGCGGAAGAAGATGAAGAGTCCTTCCGCGTAGCGGAGGATGAGGCCGGATACGGGCTGGAGGAACGCATAGCCAGGCTGGAGGCGGAAATGAAGGAGGCGGCCTCCCATCTGGAATTTGAACGCGCCGCCCTGATCCGGGATGAAATCAGGCAAATGCGTGAAGGCGGTAAAAAAGAGCAGGGCATTCCTTGA
- a CDS encoding protein kinase domain-containing protein, producing the protein MSIYTLHHQVRRLDETLCGNGGKYPTGDVLFSGEGKRIVLGDTIAEGGEGSVFVAHSALGSPLVAKLYHPTQRMRWREQKLRLMCSRPIRTPCVAWPREILYDELKRFVGVLMPRADGVPLGAFAFHAELLKKQFPSWTRYDLTRLCLNLSEAVHALHRNGVVLGDLHPGNVMVSSDGSVCWVDADSFQIEDYPCSVGTERFRAPELHGNFGDFLRTCSHDTYALSVLLFMTLTLGLSPFARQGGEGDMREAVRKGTLPYAFASYRPPAGIYPPDTPGRYVWSYLPRKLRDALGHNLTCVQHRDLRPRVMPGYLARCLQQYLRDMEPGGGRDHPMYRDLLHDRPCPPHSLLVQMTPNICTDCGILFREAPDDVARRLRQSHTRPLCRLCIRRRSALDQATRNSTINH; encoded by the coding sequence ATGTCTATCTACACACTCCACCATCAGGTGAGGCGGCTGGATGAAACGCTCTGCGGCAATGGCGGGAAGTATCCGACCGGAGATGTTCTGTTTTCAGGTGAGGGGAAACGAATCGTTCTGGGAGATACCATTGCGGAAGGCGGTGAAGGATCGGTCTTTGTTGCCCATTCGGCATTAGGATCGCCACTCGTAGCAAAGCTCTATCATCCAACGCAACGGATGCGTTGGCGTGAGCAGAAGCTTCGGCTGATGTGTTCCCGACCTATACGCACCCCGTGCGTGGCATGGCCGCGTGAGATCCTGTACGATGAGCTGAAACGCTTTGTCGGCGTACTGATGCCCCGGGCGGACGGTGTTCCGCTCGGGGCTTTTGCGTTTCATGCGGAACTGCTGAAGAAACAGTTCCCCTCATGGACCCGTTACGATCTGACCAGACTATGCCTGAACTTATCGGAAGCTGTCCATGCTTTGCACCGCAACGGCGTCGTCCTTGGGGATCTGCATCCCGGTAATGTGATGGTTTCTTCTGATGGCTCCGTCTGCTGGGTTGATGCCGACAGTTTCCAGATCGAAGACTATCCCTGTTCTGTAGGCACGGAACGGTTCCGGGCTCCGGAGCTCCACGGCAACTTCGGAGACTTTCTCCGTACCTGCAGTCACGATACCTACGCCCTGTCCGTCCTGCTCTTCATGACGCTGACGCTCGGCCTGTCTCCCTTTGCCCGTCAAGGGGGAGAAGGAGACATGCGGGAAGCTGTCAGGAAGGGAACGCTACCTTATGCGTTTGCTTCGTACAGACCGCCGGCGGGAATCTACCCGCCCGATACCCCCGGGCGCTATGTCTGGTCGTATCTCCCCCGCAAGCTCCGCGACGCACTCGGTCACAATCTTACCTGTGTCCAGCATCGCGATTTGCGTCCACGCGTCATGCCGGGATATCTGGCGCGTTGTTTGCAGCAATACCTCAGGGATATGGAGCCGGGAGGCGGAAGGGATCATCCCATGTACCGGGATCTTCTGCATGACCGCCCCTGTCCGCCCCACAGTCTGCTGGTACAGATGACACCCAACATCTGTACGGACTGCGGGATTCTCTTCCGGGAGGCTCCTGACGATGTCGCACGGCGTTTACGGCAATCTCATACCCGCCCCCTGTGCAGGCTCTGCATACGGCGTCGTAGCGCGTTGGATCAGGCAACCCGGAATTCAACCATCAACCATTAA
- a CDS encoding vWA domain-containing protein: MSISSSTHPTRQEQLAAMREFGNNTNARLPVLFLLDASSSMNGIVRGDNQHILRQEYSDGINWNIVTGDNIVTRMDELNVGLQRFVSDILADPLVKLAADVAVMTFARTVATVKEFGPIRESDTGLKISTSQEDETLLGEAVELALTELDSRKRTYRAHGVEFYQPWLVVMTDGVPTSARHRELEGRLKELTAARKLSVFVFGIGRADLSELCSISPGRPPMQVNDQKFPELFAWLSRSVRMVSMSVPGDGVFLTPPPEDVWQV, encoded by the coding sequence ATGTCTATATCATCATCAACACACCCAACCAGACAGGAACAGCTCGCCGCCATGCGCGAGTTCGGCAACAACACCAACGCCCGGCTTCCCGTTCTCTTCCTGCTGGATGCCAGCAGCAGTATGAACGGTATTGTCCGGGGCGACAACCAACACATCCTCCGTCAGGAGTATTCTGACGGGATCAACTGGAATATCGTCACGGGAGACAATATCGTCACCCGGATGGATGAGCTCAACGTCGGGCTTCAGCGGTTCGTCAGCGACATTCTCGCCGATCCTCTGGTGAAGCTGGCCGCCGATGTAGCGGTGATGACATTCGCCCGGACGGTAGCAACAGTAAAGGAGTTCGGTCCGATCCGGGAATCTGACACAGGGCTGAAGATTTCCACGTCACAGGAGGATGAAACGCTTCTTGGCGAAGCCGTCGAGCTGGCCTTGACTGAACTCGACAGTCGCAAGCGTACCTACCGGGCACACGGGGTGGAATTCTACCAGCCCTGGCTCGTCGTGATGACGGACGGGGTTCCGACCAGCGCCCGGCACCGGGAACTGGAGGGACGATTGAAGGAACTGACGGCTGCCCGCAAGCTCAGCGTGTTCGTCTTCGGTATCGGCCGCGCTGATCTGTCGGAGCTTTGCAGCATCAGTCCGGGACGGCCGCCTATGCAGGTCAACGATCAGAAGTTCCCGGAACTGTTCGCATGGCTGAGCCGGAGCGTCCGCATGGTCAGTATGTCCGTGCCGGGTGACGGGGTATTTCTGACTCCTCCCCCGGAGGATGTGTGGCAGGTGTAG
- a CDS encoding N-6 DNA methylase, with translation MATAVNIKKLENDLWESADLLRAGSKLTSNQYCMPVLGLLFLRYAFSRYKLVEDEIIRNLPSRGGRVRPVEASDFSAKSAIFLPREAQYAWLVNLPSDIASANLVSMDGHAMKSLGEVVNNAMALVESQSLQLQGVLPRSYTDFPDELLGELIRIFNNDALDKVGGDVIGRIYEYFLNKFAKNIAQDDGVFFTPKSLVKMIVNILEPSRGMLLDPAAGSGGMFIQTGDFVHASGMTANNSMTFYGQEKVEYNANLCLMNMAVHGLTGIIKSGDEANTFYHDAHNLNGKCDYVMANPPFNVDKVKAEGAESAGRLPFGLPAVNKNKEIGNGNYLWISYFYSYLNDHGRAGFVMASSSTDSSGRDKDIREQLVRTGHVDCMISVSNNFFYTKSLPCSLWFFDKGKSADRLDKVLFIDARNYYTVVDRTLNEWTEWQLKNLNAIVWLYRGEVDKYQALMEEYRVTLRTYAEKTDNTALTEALTSNSDFAPARQALEDMLKQMRAAAVSAVETALRKEKKKIQSDWDGKQSEVNAMLTVAKEADWLFSKFGEGEYRDVLGLCKLASLEDIKEKGWSLTPGAYVGVAPVEDDGVDFKARMVEIHQELLKLQEESNQLMDTIAKNWEEIVE, from the coding sequence ATGGCAACAGCTGTGAACATCAAAAAACTGGAGAATGACCTCTGGGAATCCGCAGATCTTCTCCGCGCAGGATCAAAATTGACATCGAATCAATATTGTATGCCTGTTCTGGGGCTGCTCTTCCTGCGATATGCATTCAGCCGGTACAAGCTTGTGGAAGACGAAATCATCAGAAATCTTCCTTCTCGAGGTGGACGAGTCCGCCCTGTAGAGGCCAGCGATTTTAGCGCCAAAAGCGCCATTTTTCTTCCCCGGGAAGCCCAGTATGCCTGGCTTGTCAACCTTCCTTCCGATATCGCGTCTGCCAATCTGGTCAGTATGGACGGACATGCCATGAAAAGTCTGGGAGAAGTTGTCAACAATGCCATGGCTCTTGTGGAATCACAGAGTCTCCAGCTGCAAGGTGTTTTACCTAGGAGCTATACTGACTTTCCCGATGAGTTACTCGGAGAACTCATCCGCATTTTCAACAACGATGCGCTGGACAAAGTTGGCGGCGACGTCATCGGTCGCATCTACGAGTATTTCCTGAACAAGTTTGCAAAAAATATTGCTCAGGACGACGGCGTCTTCTTTACGCCCAAGTCTCTGGTCAAAATGATTGTGAACATTCTGGAGCCCTCCCGGGGAATGCTTCTCGACCCAGCCGCCGGAAGCGGAGGCATGTTCATTCAGACGGGAGATTTCGTCCATGCCTCGGGCATGACAGCAAACAATTCGATGACCTTTTACGGGCAGGAGAAAGTGGAGTACAACGCCAATCTCTGCCTCATGAATATGGCGGTACATGGTCTGACCGGCATCATCAAATCCGGGGACGAAGCCAACACCTTCTACCATGATGCCCACAACCTCAACGGCAAATGCGACTATGTCATGGCCAACCCTCCCTTCAATGTAGACAAGGTCAAGGCGGAGGGAGCCGAAAGCGCGGGGCGCCTTCCCTTCGGCCTGCCGGCAGTCAACAAGAACAAGGAAATCGGCAACGGCAATTATCTATGGATCTCGTATTTCTACTCGTATCTCAATGACCATGGCCGGGCAGGCTTCGTCATGGCCTCTTCCTCCACCGACAGTTCGGGCCGGGACAAGGACATACGCGAACAACTGGTTCGCACAGGCCATGTAGACTGCATGATCAGTGTCAGCAACAATTTCTTCTATACAAAGAGCCTTCCCTGCTCCCTGTGGTTCTTCGACAAGGGAAAGTCTGCCGACAGGCTCGACAAGGTGCTTTTCATTGATGCCCGCAACTACTACACGGTCGTGGATCGTACGCTGAATGAATGGACGGAATGGCAGCTCAAGAACTTGAACGCCATTGTCTGGCTCTACCGGGGGGAAGTCGATAAATACCAAGCCCTCATGGAGGAATACCGAGTAACCTTGCGCACATACGCCGAGAAAACGGACAACACCGCCTTGACGGAAGCCCTGACAAGCAACTCCGATTTCGCCCCGGCACGGCAAGCCCTCGAAGATATGCTCAAGCAAATGCGCGCAGCCGCTGTTAGCGCTGTGGAAACGGCGCTTCGCAAGGAGAAGAAGAAAATACAGTCTGACTGGGACGGCAAGCAATCCGAAGTGAACGCCATGCTCACGGTAGCAAAAGAGGCGGACTGGCTCTTCAGTAAATTCGGCGAAGGCGAATACCGAGATGTGCTCGGCCTATGCAAGCTGGCAAGTCTCGAAGACATTAAGGAAAAAGGCTGGTCTCTAACACCCGGTGCCTATGTCGGCGTTGCTCCTGTTGAAGATGATGGGGTGGATTTCAAGGCACGCATGGTGGAGATTCATCAGGAATTGTTGAAACTACAGGAGGAATCCAACCAACTAATGGATACCATTGCAAAAAATTGGGAGGAGATAGTGGAATGA
- a CDS encoding restriction endonuclease subunit S: MKWKYVQLGELYSVHNGLSKQGSFFGSGYPFLSFSTVFNQWFLPEVLSDLVRSTESEQNSYSIRRGDIFITRTSETMDELGMSSVALKDYPFATYNGFTKRLRPKELTRISPKFIGYYLRSAEFRCQFLAFSSMTTRASLKNENLLSLKIPLPSLSIQKRIADILSAYDDLIENNRKQIKLLEEAVQRLYKEWFVDLRFPGYEKTKIVDGVPEGWKLCQLDNVIEFDPKIKLDKDRIKQSVPMSALSTSSMVLNEAEFGLAQSNAGSKFQNGDTLLARITPCLENGKTAYVWGIASDEGAVGSTEYIVMRSKKLNPYMVYLLARTDDFRQAAINSMSGSDGRQRVKSDKLKKLSYLLPETEIILSFGRFVQPIFDQIFIRSKQCTELSQARDRLLPKLMNGEIAV; the protein is encoded by the coding sequence ATGAAGTGGAAGTACGTTCAACTGGGTGAATTATATTCCGTTCATAATGGACTATCAAAACAGGGTTCTTTTTTTGGATCTGGATACCCATTTTTGAGTTTTTCTACAGTATTTAATCAATGGTTTTTGCCAGAAGTTCTTTCTGATTTAGTGCGATCGACAGAATCTGAACAAAATTCATATTCTATTAGACGAGGAGATATATTTATTACACGAACAAGTGAAACGATGGACGAATTAGGAATGAGTTCCGTTGCTCTAAAAGATTATCCTTTCGCTACGTACAATGGATTCACAAAAAGGCTACGCCCAAAAGAGTTAACTAGAATTTCCCCAAAATTTATCGGATATTATTTAAGAAGCGCAGAATTTAGATGTCAATTTTTGGCATTTTCTTCAATGACTACTCGAGCGAGTTTAAAGAATGAAAATTTATTATCACTTAAGATACCTCTTCCTTCTTTATCTATTCAAAAACGAATCGCTGATATCCTCTCCGCCTACGACGACCTGATCGAGAATAACAGGAAGCAGATCAAGCTGTTGGAAGAGGCAGTTCAACGCCTGTACAAAGAGTGGTTCGTCGATTTGCGTTTTCCTGGTTACGAGAAGACAAAAATTGTTGATGGAGTGCCGGAGGGCTGGAAGCTCTGTCAGCTGGATAATGTTATCGAATTTGATCCCAAAATAAAACTCGATAAAGATAGGATTAAGCAGAGTGTTCCCATGTCTGCATTAAGCACATCATCTATGGTTCTCAATGAAGCAGAATTTGGCTTGGCTCAGTCTAACGCAGGAAGTAAATTTCAAAATGGAGATACTTTATTGGCAAGAATTACGCCATGCTTGGAAAATGGGAAAACGGCTTATGTATGGGGTATAGCAAGTGATGAAGGAGCAGTTGGATCAACAGAATACATTGTCATGCGCAGCAAAAAACTTAATCCATACATGGTTTATTTGTTGGCTCGAACTGATGACTTCCGGCAAGCAGCGATAAACAGCATGAGTGGCAGTGATGGGCGTCAACGTGTTAAATCGGATAAACTAAAGAAGCTCTCTTATTTATTGCCAGAAACAGAAATCATTTTATCATTTGGTAGATTTGTTCAACCTATATTTGATCAAATCTTTATTCGCAGTAAACAATGTACAGAATTGAGTCAGGCTCGTGACCGTCTCCTCCCGAAATTGATGAACGGAGAGATTGCAGTGTAA